In Mytilus edulis chromosome 4, xbMytEdul2.2, whole genome shotgun sequence, the following proteins share a genomic window:
- the LOC139520776 gene encoding uncharacterized protein, whose translation MLMYFTLTAFLLVVETLAVGKSTEFVTSCFTGNDLTNLKNESCGENITNCYYTVTIPEKSLTYNKEHSKHDLVYNMSCDFLSVCNKSLENQYVEISNFTKNGTTHQFCCNTNNCNKPVITDNIKKKCYNVYKHDNISEGSIKECLYSDSQCSSFTRHMESGEKIQYYSCGHNLGLFNISCESSQESHCKNVSVPVGGVETKAELCCCYGDLCMTPPFNYTNSNIALNLTSNGTIWIADNKIEHPTPNNKKYTDWLFYGGLIAAALLIVVIIVAAIIVGVKCRKKKETNRLMLAYTRIAADETPDDDADVRMLLG comes from the exons ATGCTTATGTATTTCACATTGACAGCGTTTCTGTTGGTTGTAGAAACACTTGCTGTAGG AAAGTCAACAGAATTTGTGACATCATGTTTTACTGGAAATGATTTGACTAACTTGAAGAATGAGTCCTGTGGTGAAAATATAACTAATTGTTACTATACAGTGACCATACCAGAAAAGAGTCTAACATACAACAAGGAACACAGTAAACATGATTTAGTCTACAATATGTCATGTGACTTTTTAAGTGTTTGTAACAAGTCACTTGAAAATCAGTATGTTGag atttcaaactttacaaaaaatggtaCGACACATCAGTTTTGCTGTAACACAAACAACTGCAACAAACCAGTCATCactgataatataaaaaagaagtgttataatgtttataaacatgataatatatCAGAAG GTTCAATTAAAGAGTGTTTGTATTCTGATTCTCAATGCTCAAGCTTTACAAGACACATGGAAAGTGGAGAGAAAATTCAATACTATTCCTGTGGACACAACCTTGGATTATTTAATATATCATGTGAAAGTAGTCAAGAAAGTCATTGTAAAAAT GTAAGTGTACCAGTAGGAGGTGTTGAAACGAAGGCAGAATTGTGTTGTTGTTATGGTGATTTGTGTATGACTCCACCATTCAATTATACTAACAGTAATATAGCCCTAAACTTGACCTCTAATGGTACAATATGGATTGCAGACAACAAAATTGAACATCCAACACCAAATAACAAGAAGTACACTGATTGGTTGTTTTATGGCGGACTGATTGCAGCTGCATTGTTAATTGTAGTTATAATAGTTGCTGCCATTATTGTTGGAGTAAAGTGTCGGAAGAAAAAAGAAACTAATAGACTAATGCTTGCTTATACTCGAATTGCTGCAGATGAAACACCTGACGATGATGCAGATGTTAGAATGCTTCTTGGATGA
- the LOC139520777 gene encoding uncharacterized protein — MATNTDVLCGICDSQHITKSANQWCPECDEGLCSGCQTYHSFSKATRNHEVISIENYLKLPSAILKIATYCNEHNLKYQNFCPQHDKICCSVCISEYHNNCCGLKSLQEITRTSKESAWLENIEENLKDMRYNYDNIKKDREKNLATVENRRKQFHEEIKQIREKINSHLDLLEQQIIEELNAVEQKVQSSFVTLISQITEKTKTIETLQSNISAVKEYASDLQIFLGSKSLEAEVEREKKYLESLFKDGSLGKNKIKCDISEKISGILTTITAFGSVSIEISQPSIILKTDKENQAQILSAVPHHSSNSFDDIRISLKSELPFPSNKSFNVCNGLRGFTISKSETIKVLSDNKGQLGIINTKGTFDLIKKCSSSCNSVAFIDDSTIAASVNNTIEIINIVSKLTDRVIPIHGDCVGIWYYNGKLLCNVLKKGIQEVSLSDGNMTDLVIQQNLFNYPYITVHEDKIYQTSSGGFVKCYTTKGEMIWENKLTAQTRGIAVDKRGNVFVTLHERNYIALISPDGQSSRQLKINNIKNAWGLHYNLLTNSLSVACLNGGILFCDILCND; from the coding sequence ATGGCAACTAATACTGATGTGCTTTGCGGAATTTGTGACTCTCAACATATCACAAAATCTGCCAACCAGTGGTGTCCCGAATGTGATGAGGGTTTGTGTTCTGGATGTCAAACATATCATAGTTTCTCAAAAGCAACACGCAACCACGAGGTTATCtctattgaaaattatttaaaattgccGTCAGCTATCTTGAAAATAGCCACATATTGCAATGAACataatttgaaatatcaaaacttttGCCCCCAACACGACAAAATCTGTTGCTCAGTTTGTATTTCCGAGTACCATAATAATTGTTGTGGATTAAAGTCTTTGCAAGAGATCACAAGAACATCAAAAGAATCAGCTTGGCTTGAAAACATCGAAGAAAATCTGAAGGATATGAGATATAACTATGATAACATAAAGAAAGATAGAGAAAAAAATCTGGCTACCGTTGAAAATCGAAGAAAACAATTTCacgaagaaataaaacaaatacgtGAAAAAATTAATTCTCATTTAGATTTGCTTGAGCAACAGATTATCGAAGAATTGAATGCGGTCGAGCAAAAAGTGCAGTCCTCATTTGTAACTTTAATATCgcaaattacagaaaaaacaaaGACAATAGAAACTTTGCAAAGTAATATTTCAGCCGTCAAAGAATATGCATCCGACCTCCAAATCTTTCTTGGAAGCAAATCCCTTGAGGCAGAagtagagagagaaaaaaaatacttagAATCGTTATTCAAAGACGGCAGTCttggtaaaaacaaaattaaatgtgaCATCAGTGAAAAGATATCAGGCATACTGACGACCATTACAGCTTTCGGATCGGTGTCTATAGAGATATCTCAACcatcaataattttaaaaacagacaAAGAGAATCAAGCTCAGATTCTATCTGCCGTACCTCATCATTCTTCTAATTCGTTCGATGATATTCGAATTTCTCTCAAATCAGAGTTACCTTTTCCCTCGAATAAATCATTTAATGTCTGTAATGGCCTCCGTGGATTTACCATTTCAAAGAGCGAAACAATAAAAGTGTTGTCCGACAATAAAGGTCAACTCGGAATCATAAACACCAAAGGCACATTTGATCTGATTAAGAAATGTTCGAGTTCGTGTAATAGTGTCGCCTTTATAGATGACAGTACAATTGCTGCATCTGTAAACAACACGATAGAAATTATAAACATAGTCTCCAAACTGACCGACAGAGTGATTCCAATTCATGGAGACTGTGTAGGAATATGGTATTACAATGGCAAATTGCTTTGCAATGTTTTAAAAAAGGGGATTCAAGAGGTATCATTATCTGACGGAAATATGACTGATCTTGTTATACAGCAGAATCTTTTTAATTATCCCTATATAACAGTGCATGAagataaaatttatcaaacatcGTCTGGTGGTTTTGTCAAGTGTTATACAACGAAAGGAGAGATGATATGGGAAAACAAATTAACTGCACAAACACGTGGCATAGCTGTTGATAAAAGAGGCAATGTTTTTGTTACTTTACACGAAAGAAACTACATTGCTTTGATTTCTCCAGATGGGCAGAGTAGCAGGCAGTTGAAaatcaacaatataaagaatGCATGGGGACTTCATTATAATTTGCTCACGAATTCATTGTCCGTTGCTTGTTTGAACGGAGGAATTTTGTTTTGTGATATTTTGTGTAACGATTAG